A genomic window from Fibrobacterota bacterium includes:
- the mutS gene encoding DNA mismatch repair protein MutS → MRQFLAIKNRVGDALLLYRMGDFYETFGQDAVDASRILGITLTQRGNGAAEKVPLAGFPHHQLERYLPKIVNAGRKVAICEQTEDPSQAKGIVRRDITEIVSRGTTLSDACLDERSDNLLAALLPAEKGEPWGLAFLDLTTGRFESQEGPKETILGQLETSQPVEVVWPEHLERVPEELSALEGSWSVSPGFFPGLPAAHRGLNEHFGTVSLEGFGWTSEEPALRAAAAALRYGGDEGRRALSHVRGLWPAGAGGHLQMDGATLRNLEILRPMHDDDRGASLAGLLDRCRTSMGSRNLRRWLARPLLDLSLIGQRQQAVETFRASSSALQKIRQELAAIPDLERLCGKIATQRAHARDLVAAARGLLAASVVEAELALLTDPFLAQRRPLLQGLTRLANPILETLVEAPPLSLREGGLVRPGTDAMIVELESGAAEGRTALAALQQAERDRTGISTLKVGYNRVFGYYLEITKTHADRIPPEYQRIQTLTGAERYTTPDMKRWEEQVLGADEKIREREYQIFCQLRDDLGRELPRIQALSQALAEIDTLAAFAHLADESRWVRPEFHEGTRLDLRGLRHPVLENLHPDTPFVANDVLLDTEGPQIQLVTGPNMGGKSTYLRMTGLAVVMAHAGCPVPCDRASIPLVDRVFTRVGAGDRLSRGQSTFLVEMIETANILHNATPRSLVLLDEVGRGTSTFDGLSLAWAIAESLHENPAIAAKTMFATHYHELTVLAERLPRLENLQVLVREHEGRIVFLHRVVPGACDGSYGLHVARMAGVPEAVLDRAKATLLQLEAQELQIGKRNAPPRPEPKMQLSLFSADPSLEEVAEQLRQAEPVRMTPMEALVFVQKLKDKLG, encoded by the coding sequence ATGCGCCAATTTCTGGCGATCAAGAACCGGGTGGGGGACGCGCTGCTCCTGTATCGCATGGGCGACTTCTACGAAACCTTCGGTCAAGACGCGGTGGATGCGTCGCGGATCCTCGGGATCACCCTGACCCAGCGCGGAAACGGGGCGGCGGAAAAAGTTCCCTTGGCGGGGTTTCCGCACCACCAGCTGGAGCGGTACCTGCCCAAGATCGTCAACGCGGGCCGCAAAGTGGCCATCTGCGAACAGACGGAGGATCCCTCCCAGGCCAAGGGCATCGTGCGTCGGGACATCACGGAAATTGTCAGCAGAGGAACGACTCTGTCGGACGCATGCCTGGACGAAAGATCCGACAATCTCCTGGCCGCCCTGCTGCCTGCGGAAAAAGGCGAGCCGTGGGGTCTTGCGTTCCTGGATCTGACGACTGGCAGGTTCGAATCCCAGGAAGGCCCCAAGGAGACCATCCTGGGACAGCTGGAAACCTCCCAACCCGTGGAGGTGGTCTGGCCGGAGCACCTGGAGCGTGTCCCCGAAGAGCTCTCCGCATTGGAGGGCTCCTGGTCGGTTTCGCCGGGCTTCTTTCCGGGGTTGCCCGCCGCGCATCGGGGTCTGAACGAACACTTCGGCACAGTCAGCCTGGAGGGGTTCGGATGGACCTCCGAGGAGCCCGCTCTCCGTGCGGCGGCGGCGGCCCTGCGCTATGGAGGCGACGAAGGACGACGCGCGCTTTCCCATGTGCGGGGCCTGTGGCCCGCAGGTGCCGGAGGGCATCTGCAGATGGACGGCGCGACCTTGCGCAACCTCGAAATCCTCCGACCGATGCACGACGACGACCGCGGAGCCAGTCTGGCCGGACTTCTGGATCGCTGCCGGACCTCGATGGGTTCGCGCAATCTCCGGCGGTGGCTCGCCCGCCCCTTGCTTGACCTGTCGCTGATCGGGCAACGCCAGCAAGCGGTGGAAACCTTCCGCGCATCCTCATCGGCGCTTCAAAAGATCCGACAAGAATTGGCAGCCATTCCCGATCTGGAGCGGTTGTGCGGCAAGATCGCGACCCAACGCGCCCACGCGCGGGACCTGGTCGCCGCCGCTCGCGGATTGCTCGCGGCATCGGTCGTGGAAGCCGAACTCGCCCTGCTGACAGATCCCTTCCTTGCCCAGCGGCGCCCGTTGCTCCAGGGATTGACCCGATTGGCGAATCCCATTCTGGAGACCTTGGTGGAGGCTCCGCCGCTCTCGCTGCGCGAAGGAGGGCTGGTCCGCCCCGGCACCGACGCAATGATCGTGGAACTGGAATCCGGTGCCGCGGAAGGCCGAACCGCCCTGGCCGCTCTCCAACAGGCAGAGCGGGACCGTACGGGAATTTCCACCCTCAAGGTGGGGTACAACCGTGTGTTCGGCTACTACCTGGAAATCACCAAGACCCACGCGGACCGGATTCCTCCGGAGTACCAGCGGATCCAGACGTTGACCGGTGCGGAACGCTACACCACACCGGACATGAAGCGTTGGGAAGAACAGGTCTTGGGTGCGGACGAAAAAATCCGCGAGCGCGAATACCAGATCTTCTGCCAGCTTCGGGATGATCTGGGCCGCGAATTGCCTCGGATCCAAGCGCTTTCCCAGGCATTGGCGGAAATCGACACGCTGGCCGCCTTCGCGCACTTGGCCGACGAATCCCGGTGGGTGCGTCCCGAATTCCACGAAGGGACACGCCTGGATCTGCGCGGGCTTCGCCATCCCGTGCTGGAAAACCTCCATCCGGATACGCCTTTCGTGGCCAACGATGTGCTGTTGGACACCGAAGGCCCGCAAATCCAATTGGTGACCGGCCCCAACATGGGCGGTAAGAGCACCTATCTGCGCATGACCGGCTTGGCCGTGGTCATGGCCCATGCCGGTTGTCCGGTGCCATGCGATCGGGCGTCCATCCCGCTGGTGGATCGCGTGTTCACACGGGTCGGGGCAGGGGATCGGCTTTCCAGGGGACAATCCACCTTCCTGGTGGAGATGATTGAAACCGCCAACATTCTGCACAACGCCACGCCCCGCAGCCTCGTGCTTCTGGACGAGGTCGGGCGGGGGACTTCCACCTTCGATGGACTTTCGCTGGCCTGGGCGATCGCGGAATCCCTACACGAAAACCCCGCCATCGCCGCCAAAACCATGTTCGCCACCCATTACCACGAACTGACCGTCCTGGCAGAACGGCTGCCACGTCTGGAGAATCTCCAGGTGCTCGTTCGCGAACACGAAGGACGGATCGTGTTTCTTCATCGGGTGGTTCCCGGAGCTTGCGACGGGTCGTACGGACTCCACGTGGCGCGAATGGCGGGAGTGCCTGAGGCCGTGTTGGATCGGGCCAAGGCCACGCTCCTCCAATTGGAAGCCCAGGAGCTTCAGATCGGGAAACGGAACGCCCCCCCGAGGCCCGAACCGAAGATGCAGCTTTCGCTTTTTTCCGCGGATCCGTCCCTGGAGGAGGTGGCCGAGCAGCTCCGTCAGGCCGAGCCAGTGCGGATGACTCCGATGGAAGCGCTGGTTTTTGTCCAAAAACTGAAGGACAAATTGGGATAA
- a CDS encoding MCE family protein, with translation MANQSLIRPNSRMVGYVTVFVVGVLVLVFSWRIYVHTQLQMDHVWVKFRGASDLIGSLQLDDPVAIRGVRIGQVEEIVSAKDGVRVGLRFWSPQRLYRDASAANGGNGLMGMRFVLLDPGVDSLHLLDRDSEIPGQFNPGVAEVMSKIEDVVQSVKSLQDRVKLLAHGDASTPALSKKVDVQLARLDSLLAGMDRLEAQARRAGPQLAHLGSSTRNIASSLDTLTPILLSSLRSTDTVLQDARSMLLSMRDVAQRTDSLIVGVSSTLEPFSRNDSLLQKIEASLKVVDKVEAFLDGDRNVKFNFRILGSNPSKRGE, from the coding sequence TTGGCCAATCAGAGCCTCATTCGTCCCAATTCGCGCATGGTCGGCTATGTAACCGTGTTCGTGGTGGGTGTGTTGGTGCTGGTCTTCAGCTGGCGCATCTACGTGCATACACAATTGCAGATGGATCACGTCTGGGTGAAGTTTCGTGGCGCTTCCGATCTGATCGGAAGCCTCCAGCTGGATGATCCCGTCGCCATCCGCGGCGTTCGCATCGGGCAGGTGGAAGAGATCGTTTCCGCGAAAGATGGTGTGCGGGTGGGATTGAGGTTCTGGTCGCCCCAGCGCCTGTATCGCGATGCATCCGCCGCCAATGGCGGAAATGGCTTGATGGGCATGCGGTTCGTGCTGCTGGATCCGGGAGTCGATTCCCTGCATCTTCTGGATCGCGACTCGGAGATCCCCGGGCAGTTCAATCCCGGTGTCGCCGAGGTGATGAGCAAGATCGAGGATGTCGTCCAATCCGTGAAGTCGCTCCAGGATCGTGTCAAGCTTCTGGCGCATGGCGATGCCTCCACGCCTGCGCTTTCCAAGAAGGTGGACGTCCAGTTGGCCAGGCTGGATTCTCTCCTCGCCGGGATGGATCGGCTCGAAGCCCAGGCCCGGCGCGCCGGGCCTCAGTTGGCCCACCTCGGCTCCTCCACCCGCAACATCGCCAGTTCCCTGGACACGCTGACCCCGATCCTGCTCTCGAGCCTTCGCAGCACGGACACCGTTCTCCAGGATGCCCGTTCGATGCTGCTTTCCATGAGGGACGTCGCCCAGCGCACCGACAGCCTGATCGTGGGCGTTTCCAGCACGTTGGAGCCGTTTTCCAGAAACGACAGCCTTCTGCAGAAAATCGAGGCGAGCCTGAAGGTGGTCGACAAGGTCGAGGCCTTCCTCGACGGCGACCGGAACGTGAAGTTCAACTTCCGCATCCTGGGCTCCAATCCCTCCAAGCGCGGGGAATGA
- a CDS encoding bifunctional methionine sulfoxide reductase B/A protein yields MRTGIFLLALVALTGLFGADRVASQWSARYTHPSGEVQVRDLTNDGELTPPVLDSTDDRNDSDWLATLSPQRHAILRQAHTEKPFTGELLKETREGWYKCHACGLPLFKSDGKFNSGCGWPSFHTPAAFENIKTRSDNSLGMHRTEILCARCGSHLGHLFDDGPAPTGLRYCVNSLSMDFAPGLAKVPSKTDTAVFAAGCFWGVEKLFAETPGVVSTAVGYTGGNTQSPTYKQVCTGTTGHAEAVEVVFDPGRIGYEKLVELFFLSHDPTTPNRQGPDHGTQYRSAIFHRDADQEAIARKVRDRLVADKNWSSPVVTEFAAAGRFWKAEDYHQKWFLTHPVQCHRPGVRR; encoded by the coding sequence ATGAGAACGGGAATCTTTCTTCTTGCGCTCGTCGCGCTCACCGGCCTGTTCGGGGCCGACCGCGTCGCATCCCAATGGAGTGCCCGTTATACCCACCCCTCCGGAGAAGTGCAAGTGCGAGATCTCACCAACGATGGCGAACTCACTCCACCCGTCCTCGATTCGACCGATGATCGCAACGATTCCGATTGGCTGGCCACCCTCTCGCCGCAACGCCACGCCATCCTCCGCCAGGCCCACACGGAAAAGCCCTTCACCGGCGAATTGCTGAAGGAAACTCGTGAGGGCTGGTACAAATGCCACGCCTGTGGTCTGCCTCTGTTCAAATCCGACGGAAAATTCAATTCAGGTTGCGGGTGGCCGAGTTTCCATACCCCCGCGGCCTTCGAGAACATCAAAACGCGTTCCGACAACAGCCTGGGCATGCACCGTACCGAGATCCTCTGCGCCCGTTGCGGAAGCCATCTGGGGCATCTTTTCGACGACGGGCCGGCCCCGACGGGACTTCGTTATTGCGTGAACTCCCTCTCCATGGATTTCGCTCCGGGACTTGCCAAGGTGCCCTCGAAAACCGACACCGCCGTCTTCGCCGCCGGCTGTTTCTGGGGAGTGGAAAAGTTGTTCGCCGAAACCCCGGGAGTGGTCTCCACCGCGGTGGGGTACACGGGAGGCAACACCCAATCGCCGACCTACAAGCAGGTCTGCACGGGGACCACGGGGCACGCCGAGGCGGTCGAAGTGGTGTTCGATCCGGGCCGGATCGGCTACGAGAAGCTGGTGGAACTGTTCTTCCTTTCCCACGATCCCACGACTCCCAATCGCCAAGGTCCCGACCACGGGACCCAGTACCGGTCGGCGATCTTCCATCGGGACGCCGACCAGGAAGCGATCGCCCGCAAGGTGCGCGACCGTCTGGTGGCGGACAAAAACTGGAGCTCTCCCGTGGTCACGGAATTCGCGGCGGCGGGCAGGTTCTGGAAAGCGGAGGACTACCACCAGAAATGGTTCCTGACACATCCTGTCCAATGCCACCGCCCCGGAGTGCGCCGCTAG
- the meaB gene encoding methylmalonyl Co-A mutase-associated GTPase MeaB: protein MDPADRPANRPEWIPEGAGAEFASFVSAGVSGAASVSSNPVVVHRPPGPQELAQGILQGNRGLLARAITLVESNAPKHRAQADELLKLVMAHTGGSIRIGISGPPGVGKSTFIDAWGCRLVERGHKVAVLAVDPSSSLNRGSILGDKTRMEALVRLENAFIRPSPSSGALGGVARKTRETMLLCEAAGFDIVLVETVGVGQSETAVRSMTDLFLLLQLAGSGDDLQGIKKGIMEIADLIAITKADGDNRQRAGLARATLHSAVLGLQPYTKGWKPPVLTCSSVNGDGLDSIWNEIELFRDHTRSTGVFEQRRHDQTREWVWSMAQECLLDAFCRSPQVENSWESTKALLASGEISVPDALQAVLAAFRFPTQES from the coding sequence ATGGATCCTGCCGATCGTCCCGCCAACCGTCCGGAGTGGATCCCCGAAGGAGCTGGGGCGGAGTTCGCTTCGTTCGTCTCGGCCGGCGTTTCCGGTGCCGCTTCCGTTTCCTCCAACCCCGTTGTCGTGCATCGCCCTCCTGGGCCGCAGGAGCTTGCCCAGGGAATTCTCCAGGGAAACCGTGGCCTGCTGGCCCGCGCGATCACCCTCGTGGAATCCAACGCGCCCAAGCACCGCGCCCAAGCCGACGAACTGTTGAAGCTGGTGATGGCCCACACGGGCGGCTCCATACGCATCGGCATTTCCGGCCCTCCTGGAGTCGGCAAGTCCACGTTCATCGACGCATGGGGCTGCAGGTTGGTGGAACGCGGCCACAAGGTCGCCGTCTTGGCCGTGGATCCCAGTTCGTCTCTCAATCGAGGATCCATCCTGGGAGACAAAACCCGGATGGAAGCGTTGGTGCGCCTGGAGAACGCCTTCATCCGCCCGAGCCCATCCAGCGGCGCCTTGGGAGGCGTCGCACGGAAAACCCGCGAAACCATGCTGCTTTGCGAGGCGGCGGGGTTCGACATCGTGTTGGTGGAAACCGTGGGGGTGGGGCAGTCGGAAACCGCGGTCCGTTCCATGACCGATCTGTTCCTGCTCCTGCAACTGGCGGGAAGCGGCGACGATCTCCAGGGGATCAAAAAAGGGATCATGGAAATCGCCGATTTGATCGCCATCACCAAGGCGGACGGCGACAATCGCCAACGAGCGGGTTTGGCGCGGGCGACCTTGCATTCGGCTGTTCTCGGATTGCAACCTTACACGAAGGGTTGGAAGCCACCGGTATTGACCTGCAGCTCCGTCAATGGAGACGGTCTGGACTCCATCTGGAACGAGATCGAGCTGTTCCGGGACCACACCCGTTCCACCGGCGTGTTCGAACAGCGCAGGCACGACCAGACCCGCGAATGGGTCTGGAGCATGGCGCAGGAATGCCTTCTGGACGCTTTTTGTCGTTCCCCGCAGGTGGAAAACTCTTGGGAATCCACCAAGGCCCTGCTGGCTTCCGGCGAAATTTCCGTTCCGGACGCATTGCAGGCCGTTCTGGCCGCCTTCCGGTTCCCGACACAGGAGTCCTGA
- the map gene encoding type I methionyl aminopeptidase has product MIRLKTAEELRLMRAAGDLAARTLEYSGSLVAPGVSTGEIDEKVREFILDHGAYPSPMNYPGKPTDPRKPRIEKGCFPASICTSINDVVTHGVPSSRQFLAEGDIVNLDITVTLQGYHGDCSATYGVGTISPEAAHLVEITKRCLDAGIAVVREGAFLGDIGAAIQDLAESEGYSVVRDYCGHGIGRRFHEEPQVLHYRDRQGPVLRKGMVFTIEPMINQGVHRTRLGEDGWTALTADGKLSAQFEHTIAITDRGVEILTVVGANEGH; this is encoded by the coding sequence ATGATCCGCTTGAAAACCGCCGAGGAACTTCGGCTGATGCGCGCTGCCGGAGACCTTGCCGCAAGGACCCTCGAATACTCGGGGAGCCTCGTCGCACCGGGGGTCAGCACCGGGGAAATCGACGAAAAGGTCCGCGAATTCATCCTGGACCACGGCGCCTACCCCAGTCCGATGAATTATCCCGGCAAACCCACGGATCCGCGCAAACCGAGGATCGAGAAGGGTTGTTTCCCCGCCAGCATCTGCACCTCGATCAACGACGTGGTGACGCACGGGGTGCCTTCTTCTCGCCAATTTCTGGCCGAAGGGGACATCGTCAACCTCGACATCACCGTGACCCTGCAGGGATACCACGGGGACTGTTCGGCCACCTACGGGGTGGGGACCATCTCGCCGGAAGCGGCCCATCTGGTGGAAATCACCAAGCGCTGCCTGGACGCGGGCATCGCGGTGGTCCGCGAAGGAGCTTTTCTCGGCGACATCGGCGCCGCCATCCAGGACCTGGCCGAATCCGAAGGGTATTCCGTGGTCCGCGACTATTGCGGCCACGGCATTGGCCGAAGATTCCACGAGGAGCCTCAGGTCCTCCATTACCGGGATCGCCAGGGCCCCGTGCTGCGCAAGGGAATGGTGTTCACGATCGAGCCCATGATCAACCAGGGTGTGCACCGGACCCGGCTGGGGGAAGATGGTTGGACCGCTCTGACGGCCGATGGCAAGCTCTCCGCCCAGTTCGAACACACCATCGCCATCACCGATCGTGGAGTGGAGATCCTCACGGTCGTCGGAGCGAACGAGGGCCACTGA
- the dapA gene encoding 4-hydroxy-tetrahydrodipicolinate synthase, protein MSSEFRSADLAGVHVALLTPLKDDCPKRLRNSIDLEKAGRMIDDLIEAGVQGLAPIGTTGQSPTVTPKQHLEFVRFVIERVAGRVKVIAGAGSNCTRESVDMIGEIQKIAPGTPCLCLTGYYNNPPQAGIRAHFETIVAETDAPVVLYNIPSRTANYMEPETIIALAANPRIIGIKQGVNFRDPGKHRDDTIEIVRQTADLDFAVLSGEDGYVADLLEIGGKGVISAAGNIPEAARLFLEIHRAHLAGNSAGARDAQERLAPFVRWVFARKSPIPLSTLFASPVFLPLVDMAATENGASDVEAMRQWARLDAPSLARWWSE, encoded by the coding sequence ATGAGTTCCGAATTCCGCTCCGCCGATCTGGCGGGTGTCCATGTCGCCTTGCTGACCCCGCTGAAGGACGACTGCCCGAAGCGGCTGCGCAACAGCATCGATCTGGAAAAAGCGGGTCGGATGATCGACGATTTGATCGAAGCGGGGGTCCAGGGGCTGGCTCCGATCGGGACCACCGGGCAGAGCCCCACGGTCACGCCCAAGCAGCACCTCGAATTCGTGCGGTTCGTGATCGAGCGGGTGGCGGGTCGGGTCAAGGTGATCGCCGGGGCCGGCTCCAACTGCACCCGGGAATCCGTCGACATGATCGGCGAAATCCAGAAGATCGCCCCCGGCACTCCGTGCCTGTGCCTCACTGGCTACTACAACAACCCCCCTCAAGCCGGCATCCGCGCCCACTTCGAGACGATCGTCGCGGAGACCGATGCGCCGGTGGTGTTGTACAACATCCCCAGCCGAACGGCCAACTACATGGAGCCGGAAACCATCATCGCCCTGGCCGCCAATCCGCGGATCATCGGCATCAAGCAAGGTGTCAATTTCCGTGATCCAGGCAAGCATCGCGACGACACCATCGAAATCGTCCGGCAGACGGCGGATCTCGATTTCGCCGTACTTTCCGGAGAGGACGGATACGTTGCCGACCTCCTCGAGATCGGCGGCAAAGGAGTGATTTCGGCGGCAGGCAACATTCCTGAAGCAGCCCGATTGTTCCTGGAAATCCACCGCGCCCATCTGGCTGGGAACTCGGCTGGCGCACGCGACGCGCAAGAGCGACTTGCCCCCTTCGTCCGCTGGGTCTTCGCTCGCAAAAGTCCGATTCCGCTCTCCACCCTCTTCGCCTCGCCGGTATTTCTGCCTCTCGTGGACATGGCCGCCACCGAGAACGGTGCGTCGGATGTGGAAGCGATGCGTCAATGGGCGCGCCTCGATGCGCCCAGTCTGGCGCGTTGGTGGTCCGAGTGA
- a CDS encoding GDP-mannose 4,6-dehydratase yields MKKVLVTGAGGFAGTWMARLLVERGYDAVGGVRRLGMSQLPCPEILLDLEDPSSVFAAIKEAEPDAIIHLAGMASPHLSNDRPEAAYQVNFLGTHRVLEACRVLGLSPKVVLAGSATVYGKVDPINLPLREDCPVRPTDAYSLAKASAEMLCGVFASSLPVVVARPFNHTGPGQVTDFVLPAAASQIAQIEAGQRNSALQLGDLSTERDFLDVRDVVEGYLLLLEKGVAGEFYNICSGVCKPVHQWVSGLVALSTSKMEIHVTPSRVFAQHNPRLVGDNSRLRALGWSRKIDETKMLTDLLDHWRGKTIRP; encoded by the coding sequence GTGAAGAAAGTCCTGGTGACCGGTGCGGGCGGATTCGCCGGCACCTGGATGGCGCGTCTGTTGGTGGAGCGAGGATACGACGCGGTTGGCGGCGTAAGGCGCCTGGGCATGTCGCAACTGCCTTGCCCGGAAATCCTCCTGGATCTGGAAGACCCGTCGTCGGTCTTTGCCGCCATCAAGGAAGCAGAACCGGACGCGATCATCCACTTGGCGGGAATGGCCTCGCCGCATCTTTCCAACGATCGCCCTGAAGCGGCCTACCAAGTCAATTTCCTGGGCACCCATCGTGTCCTGGAAGCTTGCCGGGTGCTGGGCTTGTCGCCCAAGGTGGTCCTGGCGGGCTCGGCAACGGTGTACGGGAAGGTGGACCCCATCAACCTTCCGCTGCGGGAAGATTGCCCGGTCCGACCGACCGATGCCTATTCCCTTGCCAAGGCGTCCGCTGAGATGCTTTGCGGAGTGTTCGCCAGCAGCTTGCCTGTGGTCGTGGCTCGGCCGTTCAATCACACGGGCCCAGGGCAGGTGACGGATTTCGTGCTCCCCGCCGCCGCTTCCCAGATCGCCCAGATCGAGGCCGGCCAGAGGAATTCCGCGCTCCAATTGGGAGACTTGTCGACGGAGCGCGACTTCCTGGATGTGCGGGACGTGGTGGAGGGGTATCTGCTTTTGCTGGAAAAGGGCGTTGCGGGCGAGTTCTACAACATCTGCTCCGGTGTCTGCAAGCCCGTGCACCAATGGGTTTCCGGACTCGTGGCGCTTTCGACGAGCAAAATGGAAATCCATGTGACCCCATCTCGGGTGTTCGCCCAGCACAACCCGCGTCTGGTTGGTGACAATTCCCGACTCCGTGCGCTGGGGTGGAGCAGGAAGATCGACGAAACGAAGATGCTCACCGATCTTCTCGACCATTGGCGGGGGAAGACCATCCGTCCATGA